TTATATAAGACACTGATATGTATCTTTAATCGGACTCTTACTGAATCAACATTTTACTTCTTACAATGTAAGATGTGataatgcaacaattacaacAAAGAATCACGAGTTTCAACTGTATGGGACACCACTGAAGGGGAAGTGACATGATAGTAGATTACGGACTTGAGAAGCAACAAAACAAGTGGGTATTTTGAGGGTATATGCAAATATTGATCTTTCGAAGTCGTAATACGCAAACAGTGACAACAGCTACCCTGTGATAAAAGATATGAATggtcaataaataattaatcaatcaTAATTATGCTAATTATGTACAAATTATATTAGAATGAATTATTATCATAAGAATATAGTTCATTATTTACTTCGTTAAGAATTCAGTTAATTAACCTAAACTTTTACCAAGCAACATAGTAAATTGTTGGCATAATAATATAGAACTCAGTTGTGCCTCAGCCAGTCTGATTTAAGAGCCAGAACTATAACTAGAACTGATCTTTGATATTCTATCAAAAGTCTACATGATGAAAGTGTCTTGTGATGCAGATgctaatgattttaaataaaccatGATGATGATGTGCAATGCCACATCCAACATAAAGCAATCTTAAATAACTACTAAgctaaaaaaccaacaaacaatgtGACATGAAAGATTGCATCTTAGTTGAAACTGTTATTTTCTCAAAGGAAAAACCTAATGTTCCTAGATAGCACAGATAtatacgtctgcaagatgtctgttaaagatcacttcatctggaaagcatttgctgtgtacaaacatctgacagacatcTGTAAGATgtaagttttacatacattctaaatcataaacattataaactatttgacatctgataggaaacataTAAATATTGCAGACAAGTAAAcactaaaaaatacatcttgcagataTAAAAacgtcaaatagacatctccatgatgtatgtgtgctatcaagGTTAAACAACTCTTTAAATCCTTTTGCCACTTTTGAAATAAACTGACACTTTATACTGAGCTTCAAATGTTATGagcaaattttattttgcatattcttctatgacataaaataattcatgggaaaataaatgtattgatacACAGGGTTACATTCCAGCTCTTCTAGAACACTGAGCatgtttaatttacatgaaaatcaTTCTATATTATGCCTCTTGTGATTCACATTTGATTAATGGACACAGGTTGTGTGctgctaaatgaaataaaaacatatcgCAGTAAGACCTTTAACAGGTGTTGGGGTCCCAGGTGAAAATCCTGTCAGGTGGGGCAGTGTAACCACACATGGGTTGGTAGGAAGGGTTAGGAGCCTGACTTTCAAAGCAGTTCCACCGTTCTTCTCCCTTCTTTTCACAGCACTCATGGACCAAAGTCTTGGTGGAGTATTCCTCGACACAGAAATAGGACAAGGTATTTTTCcactgcaaacacaaacaaaagacatcattatatttctgtttagcagTCCTATAGTAAAATTACTTCTGTTTGGGCATGTTTCTCAATCTGTGTACGCACCGCCTGTTCTGCACAGCAAAGGATCTGTCCATTTCCAAGGGACAAACCTCCATAGCAGCACTGATCAAACCACGACTCCAGCCTGTTGACTGCATTAACAGCACGACGAGCGTAAGCATGACCCGATGAAGGGAAATAGCTGGCAGGATATCTGGGACGACCATTGCCATAAAGACAGATCGCATTGATATTGGTAACCGAAGGTCTGGCTGGAGGGAAGCATGATTTCAGCATCACATCAGGGTCAATGCTCTGTCCCCCTAAATGGAAGTAAATTATAAgttttagatatatattattattataagtaaatttttggtttttggggtttaaattttaaatgttttatttattgatggtTGGAggttaaaacacaaacatatcTGAATGCAATGTGCAAGTACCACAATGgacattattaaagtaatatatccaaaattaattaaaaattaaaacttgatTCTATTTATTGTCAAAATTAAAAGACAATAAATAGAATCaagttttgtaaataaagcacATACCTTCCAGTGAAATTAGATGAAGAATCAAAGTAGTTAGAAGTGTGCTTTTCCGAATCATGACTGGTTATTTTTCAAA
The Cyprinus carpio isolate SPL01 chromosome A19, ASM1834038v1, whole genome shotgun sequence genome window above contains:
- the ecm1a gene encoding extracellular matrix protein 1 is translated as MIRKSTLLTTLILHLISLEGGQSIDPDVMLKSCFPPARPSVTNINAICLYGNGRPRYPASYFPSSGHAYARRAVNAVNRLESWFDQCCYGGLSLGNGQILCCAEQAWKNTLSYFCVEEYSTKTLVHECCEKKGEERWNCFESQAPNPSYQPMCGYTAPPDRIFTWDPNTC